In a genomic window of Primulina huaijiensis isolate GDHJ02 chromosome 10, ASM1229523v2, whole genome shotgun sequence:
- the LOC140985859 gene encoding uncharacterized protein: protein MAICKWAGYPDLFITFTCNPKWPEILRFIEHYGLRAEDRPDIVCKIFKMKLDALIKDLRKNKIFGNVKAVRDLMMHGPCGETRMNSPCLSNGRCTKHFPKKFVEATSIDEDGYPSYRRKDNGQKIIKNGVNLDNRFVVPYNRYLLIRYGAHRNVECNQSRAIKYLFKYINKGHDRVTASFYKSSNDDSLGKNVDEVNMYYDCRYISPCEAAWRIFGFDIQYKDPPVERLSFHLLNEQNIIFSDSDEISTVLDRNTINQSMFLAWMEANKKSPEARELTYVELPMKFVWKQETREFVPRKQRFSIGRIFYVPPGCGEMYYLRCLLNVNRGATCYDDITFVNDVQYRSFRDACYALGLLNDDKEYIDGIIEFSRNRLIHDALRFDRRSLSQEHDKLINNLNSDQRCVYDTIMKAIASNKGGVFFVYGYGGTGKTFVWKTLSAYLRSRGEIVLNVTSSCIASHLLPGGRTAHSHFSIPFNPNEESTCNMKQGSHLAELIVKSKLIIWDEAPMTHKFCFEALDIFCNDSIAAIVESTYPSXPSFAFWRQNVLRLTKNKRLQNLGSDEECAKIKKISDWIANLGDGKIGEVGEQNDGYATIDIPDELLIKDCNDSIAAIXKNKIKGF, encoded by the exons ATGGCTATATGTAAATGGGCCGGTTACCCAGATTTGTTTATCACATTTACATGTAACCCAAAATGGCcagaaattttgagatttatcgAGCACTATGGGTTGAGGGCAGAAGACCGTCCAGATATTGTTTGCAAAATCTTTAAAATGAAGTTGGATGCCTTGATTAAAGATCTccgaaagaataaaatatttggaAATGTTAAAGCag TACGAGATCTAATGATGCACGGTCCATGCGGCGAAACAAGAATGAACTCTCCATGCTTGTCTAACGGTCGTTGTACAAAGCATTTTCCTAAAAAGTTTGTTGAAGCGACATCAATTGATGAGGATGGATACCCAAGTTATAGACGCAAAGATAATGGGCAAAAAATTATCAAGAATGGTGTTAATCTGGATAACAGATTTGTTGTTCCCTATAATCGTTATTTGTTAATTCGGTACGGAGCCCATAGGAATGTTGAATGTAATCAATCACGAgctatcaaatatttgttcaagTACATAAATAAAGGACATGATCGTGTGACTGCCTCATTCTATAAGAGCTCAAATGATGATAGTTTAGGGAAAAATGTTGATGAAGTTAATATGTACTACGACTGCAGATATATTTCCCCATGTGAGGCTGCGTGgagaatttttggatttgaTATTCAATACAAAGATCCACCTGTCGAGCGTCTGAGCTTTCATCTTCTGAatgaacaaaatattattttttcggATTCTGATGAAATCAGTACCGTTCTCGATAGAAATACTATTAACCAGAGCATGTTTCTTGCTTGGATGGAAGCTAATAAGAAATCTCCAGAGGCAAGAGAATTAACATATGTTGAATTACCAATGAAGTTTGTTTGGAAACAAGAAACACGAGAATTCGTTCCCAGAAAACAAAGATTTTCAATCGGACGCATTTTTTATGTTCCTCCTGGTTGTGGGGAAATGTACTATTTAAGATGCCTTCTCAATGTAAACCGTGGCGCCACGTGCTATGATGATATAACTTTTGTTAACGATGTTCAATACCGTTCATTTCGCGATGCTTGCTATGCATTAGGGTTGTTGAATGATGACAAGGAGTATATCGACGGCATTATTGAG TTTTCACGAAATAGACTAATTCATGATGCGTTGCGGTTTGATAGAAGATCTTTGTCGCAAGAACATGATAAACTCATTAATAATTTGAACTCAGACCAGCGTTGTGTATATGATACAATAATGAAAGCAATTGCTTCAAATAAGGGAGGAGTATTCTTTGTTTATGGATATGGAGGTACTGGAAAAACATTTGTCTGGAAAACTCTGTCTGCATACTTGAGATCGAGAGGAGAAATTGTCTTGAATGTGACATCAAGTTGTATAGCATCTCATTTACTGCCTGGTGGAAGAACTGCTCATTCCCATTTTTCAattccatttaatcccaatgagGAATCAACATGCAATATGAAACAAGGGAGTCATCTTGCAGAGCTTATTGTAAAATCTAAACTTATCATTTGGGATGAGGCTCCAATGACGCATAAGTTTTGTTTTGAAGCTTTGGATATATTTTGCAATGATTCTATTGCAGCAATAGTTGAGAGTACGTATCCGTCTNAGCCTTCATTTGCCTTTTGGAGGCAAAACG TTTTGAGATTGACGAAAAATAAGCGATTACAGAATTTAGGTTCTGATGAAGAATGTGctaaaatcaaaaaaatttcagattGGATTGCTAATTTAGGAGATGGAAAAATTGGAGAAGTTGGAGAACAAAATGACGGTTATGCGACAATAGATATTCCTGATGAACTTTTGATCAAAGATTGCAATGATTCTATTGCAGCAATAGNaaaaaacaaaataaaggggttttga